A genomic window from Chlorobium phaeobacteroides DSM 266 includes:
- a CDS encoding cell division protein ZapA: protein MEKIDVNVYGDNYPLRAERRELTEKAAQDVDGLMRHFAEKAPAFAPVKLAVLSAISFAEKKIELEEELSLLKQKIAGFNIFIGQNLQ from the coding sequence ATGGAAAAAATTGATGTAAATGTTTACGGTGATAATTATCCCTTAAGGGCAGAAAGGCGCGAGCTTACAGAAAAAGCCGCTCAGGATGTCGATGGGCTCATGCGTCATTTTGCAGAAAAGGCTCCGGCTTTTGCGCCGGTAAAGCTTGCTGTACTTTCCGCGATTTCATTCGCGGAAAAAAAAATAGAGCTTGAAGAAGAATTGTCACTGCTTAAGCAGAAAATTGCCGGGTTTAATATATTTATCGGGCAAAATCTCCAATAA
- the rny gene encoding ribonuclease Y, translated as MGIFFISLVLIVLASVVFFVGGFFLGRYFLERIGTTKILEAEERAVQIVQEAQKEANEYKELKVSEVNQEWKKKRREFDQEVVIKNNKFNQMQKQVLQKEGQLKKQSQDLRDMERKLQDQRKEIEQTMETVNLRSSELERITLEQNQRLESISNLQADEARQMLVDNMLAKAREEATETIHQIHEEAEQQAERLAEKTLLTAIQRISFEQATENALSVVHIQSDELKGRIIGREGRNIKAFENATGVDIIVDDTPEVVILSCFDPLRRELAKLTLQKLLVDGIIHPVAIEKAYEDAKKEIDDVIMSAGEETISSLQIPDMPAEVVGLIGKMKYHTVYGQNLLQHSREVAMLAGLMASELKLDARVAKRAALLHDIGLVLPESDEPHAIAGRNFLKKFNESAVVLNAVAAHHGDVVKESPIAELVDAANVISLSRPGARGAVTADGNVKRLESLEEIAKGFPGVLKTYALQAGREIRVIVEGDNVSDSQADVLAHDIARKIESEVQYPGQIKVSIIRERRSIAYAK; from the coding sequence ATGGGTATTTTCTTCATAAGCCTGGTTTTGATTGTTCTTGCATCAGTTGTTTTTTTTGTGGGTGGTTTTTTTCTGGGACGCTATTTTCTCGAACGAATAGGTACGACAAAAATCCTTGAAGCAGAGGAACGCGCAGTGCAGATTGTCCAGGAGGCTCAGAAAGAGGCCAATGAATACAAGGAACTCAAGGTCAGCGAGGTAAATCAGGAGTGGAAAAAGAAGCGAAGGGAGTTCGATCAGGAGGTTGTTATCAAGAACAACAAGTTCAACCAGATGCAGAAACAGGTTTTGCAGAAGGAGGGGCAGTTGAAAAAGCAGTCCCAGGATCTCAGGGATATGGAACGGAAGCTTCAGGATCAGCGTAAGGAAATTGAGCAGACCATGGAGACGGTGAACCTCCGTTCTTCCGAGCTCGAAAGAATTACCCTGGAGCAGAATCAGCGTCTTGAGAGCATCAGTAACCTTCAGGCTGACGAAGCCAGGCAGATGCTGGTGGACAACATGCTTGCAAAAGCAAGGGAAGAGGCTACCGAGACTATTCACCAGATTCATGAAGAGGCTGAACAGCAGGCAGAGCGGCTTGCTGAAAAAACGCTGCTCACAGCTATTCAGAGAATCTCTTTTGAACAGGCTACTGAAAACGCCCTCTCTGTGGTGCATATTCAGAGCGACGAACTCAAAGGCAGGATTATCGGACGGGAAGGCCGCAACATCAAGGCATTTGAAAATGCTACCGGTGTCGATATTATTGTTGACGATACCCCTGAGGTGGTTATTCTATCCTGTTTTGATCCGCTGCGTCGCGAACTTGCAAAACTCACCCTGCAGAAACTTCTGGTCGACGGCATTATTCATCCGGTTGCAATTGAAAAAGCCTATGAGGATGCTAAAAAAGAGATCGATGACGTGATCATGAGCGCAGGCGAAGAGACCATATCCTCATTGCAGATACCGGATATGCCTGCCGAGGTTGTGGGTTTGATCGGAAAAATGAAGTACCACACGGTTTATGGCCAGAACCTTCTGCAGCACAGTCGTGAGGTAGCCATGCTTGCCGGACTGATGGCTTCTGAACTCAAACTCGATGCACGGGTAGCTAAAAGAGCCGCACTTCTGCATGATATCGGCCTTGTGCTTCCTGAAAGCGATGAGCCGCATGCCATTGCCGGAAGAAACTTCCTGAAAAAGTTCAATGAGTCAGCCGTTGTGCTCAACGCAGTTGCTGCGCATCACGGCGACGTGGTCAAGGAATCACCGATTGCGGAACTTGTTGATGCGGCAAACGTTATTTCTCTTTCACGCCCAGGCGCTCGTGGCGCGGTAACCGCCGATGGAAATGTCAAACGTCTGGAGAGTCTTGAGGAAATTGCCAAGGGATTTCCCGGTGTACTCAAGACCTATGCGCTGCAGGCAGGACGCGAGATCCGGGTTATTGTCGAGGGCGACAATGTGAGCGACTCACAGGCAGATGTTCTTGCCCATGATATCGCTCGCAAGATTGAGTCCGAGGTTCAGTACCCCGGACAGATAAAGGTATCGATTATTCGCGAAAGACGTTCAATCGCCTACGCAAAGTAA
- the hisB gene encoding imidazoleglycerol-phosphate dehydratase HisB — MPENVVNPVRTATVSRKTKETDITVTVLIDGTGHGSINSGVAFLDHMLANFCRHSGFDMSLVCNGDLDVDDHHSVEDVALVIGSAISEALLDKTGLQRYGWAIIPMDEALARCALDLGGRSYCVFNAEFKRPVIEGFSTEMVEHFFVSLSRTMQANIHLAILEGKNTHHKIEALFKSFAYAMKDAVRITGTTIPSTKGKL; from the coding sequence ATGCCTGAAAACGTAGTCAACCCTGTCCGTACCGCGACTGTATCAAGAAAAACAAAAGAAACCGATATCACCGTAACGGTTCTGATAGATGGAACCGGTCACGGATCCATCAATTCGGGTGTCGCATTTCTTGACCATATGCTTGCCAACTTCTGCCGGCATTCCGGATTTGATATGTCGCTTGTATGCAACGGAGATCTCGATGTTGATGACCACCACAGCGTTGAAGATGTCGCTCTTGTCATCGGCAGCGCCATCAGCGAAGCGCTGCTCGACAAAACAGGCTTGCAGCGGTATGGCTGGGCTATCATCCCGATGGATGAAGCTCTGGCTCGTTGTGCCCTTGATCTTGGAGGCAGAAGTTACTGCGTCTTCAATGCGGAGTTCAAGCGGCCTGTTATCGAGGGATTTTCAACAGAGATGGTGGAGCATTTTTTTGTTTCGCTCTCAAGAACCATGCAGGCCAACATCCATCTTGCCATTCTGGAGGGAAAAAACACGCACCACAAGATCGAAGCACTGTTCAAGTCGTTTGCCTATGCCATGAAGGATGCCGTGAGAATTACAGGAACAACAATCCCCTCAACCAAGGGAAAGCTGTAG
- a CDS encoding DUF2905 family protein, with protein sequence MLVLSGLVAVLAGLLLLAAQKYGFPDLLNWFGKLPLDFSFRGERFSFYFPLGSSLLLSAVLSILFYFFNKFIR encoded by the coding sequence ATGCTTGTCCTGTCAGGTCTGGTTGCCGTCCTTGCTGGTCTCTTGCTGCTTGCGGCCCAAAAATACGGGTTCCCGGACTTGCTGAACTGGTTTGGCAAACTTCCGCTTGATTTCAGCTTTCGAGGAGAGAGGTTCAGTTTTTATTTTCCACTTGGCTCCTCACTGCTTCTTTCGGCAGTACTGAGCATTCTCTTTTACTTTTTCAATAAATTTATCCGGTAA
- the secG gene encoding preprotein translocase subunit SecG, which translates to MHVFIVVLGLLASILLIGVILLQSPKSGSGLTGGISSLGTVQTLGVRRTGDFLSKITAILAALVLLLCFAAQFTLPAREARLKSKSILQETAPVLPQTPIKQLPSAPVQPSLPAK; encoded by the coding sequence ATGCATGTTTTTATTGTAGTACTTGGTTTGCTTGCCTCGATATTGCTTATCGGTGTTATACTTCTGCAAAGCCCGAAAAGCGGCAGCGGACTTACCGGCGGCATATCCAGTCTTGGCACTGTCCAGACACTTGGCGTCAGAAGAACTGGCGATTTTCTCAGTAAAATTACAGCTATTCTTGCAGCTCTTGTGCTGCTGCTCTGTTTTGCAGCCCAGTTTACGCTGCCTGCACGAGAGGCAAGACTGAAGTCAAAAAGCATTCTTCAGGAAACAGCTCCCGTGCTTCCGCAGACGCCGATAAAACAACTGCCCTCAGCACCTGTGCAGCCCTCTCTTCCGGCAAAATGA